From the genome of Thermoproteota archaeon:
CGTCTCCCGGGATATTCGTCAGGGAGATGGAACCCAGGCCCGATACTCTACAAGACCTGTCCAAGGTCGTTGTATCGACCGGAGCGGATGTGGGTTTCGCTCATGACACCGACGCTGACAGGCTTACCCTTGTAACTGAGAATGGGGAGGTACTATCCGAGGACATTACCCTCGCGCTGGTCGTCGACTACATCTTGGAGAGGAGAGGCGGGGGCTCCCTCGTGGTGAACGTGGCCTCCTCCAAGATGTTCGATGACATTGCGAGGAAGAGAGGGGCTAAGATATACAGAACCCCCGTGGGCGAGGCATACGTGGCTCATAAGATGAGGGAGGTAGGTGCTACGGTGGGCGGCGAGGGGAGCTGCGGAGGGGTCATACTGCCTGATTTCCACATAGGGAGGGACGGTCCTCTCGCTGCGGCACTCATTCTAGAGATAATGGCCTCCAAGAAAAGAAGCATAAGCGAGCTGATTTCCGAGCTCCCCAAGTATCACACGATAAGAGCTAACTTCCCGAAAAGGAGGGATTGGAATTCGCTTAAGAGAGATCTCATATCTCTCGGTGAGAGAAGAGGTATGGAGATCGATCTGACCGATGGAGTTCGACTCTCCGACCTAGAGGTCTGGGGACTGATACGTCCTTCCAAGACAGAACCCAAGATAAGGGTCCTCGTGGAATCGGACGACCGCTCCAAAGCTGAGGAGTTCTTGAGAGAAGTGGAGAAGGTCGTAGCTATGTGAGCGGTCAGTCCTTCCCTTTCTTCTTCCTCTTCTTTTCCTTGAAGGACTCGTCTGATCCTCCCTTAGGGAGGACCAGCTTTCCAGTCATCTTGTCGGAGAACCTCTTCCAAGCGGATCCCAAGCCGCTGAGGGCTATTATCATGAAAGATAGTGCCGTGAAGGGCGCGTCTGGGTAACCCACGAGTATGGCCGATATGAAGCCCACTAAGGGTATCATAAGGCCGGAGTAGTAAGCGGCTTTCCTGTA
Proteins encoded in this window:
- the glmM gene encoding phosphoglucosamine mutase: MALIFTPLGIRGIFGDGIDSVIVEKIANIFGRELGKGSLVVVGRDTRPSGYVLDKAVVSGLLSAGVNVLNIGIAPTPTIEWAVERYDADGGIIISASHNPPEWNALKLIGRGGLLLHPDDMERLRERFEREEFRSVPWNDIGMEEVVDVTGEYLEDLLNFVNIEVISEAGFKVVLDVNGGAGAYVTPYLLQSLGCKVNTLNSSPGIFVREMEPRPDTLQDLSKVVVSTGADVGFAHDTDADRLTLVTENGEVLSEDITLALVVDYILERRGGGSLVVNVASSKMFDDIARKRGAKIYRTPVGEAYVAHKMREVGATVGGEGSCGGVILPDFHIGRDGPLAAALILEIMASKKRSISELISELPKYHTIRANFPKRRDWNSLKRDLISLGERRGMEIDLTDGVRLSDLEVWGLIRPSKTEPKIRVLVESDDRSKAEEFLREVEKVVAM